A section of the Papio anubis isolate 15944 chromosome 4, Panubis1.0, whole genome shotgun sequence genome encodes:
- the ARHGEF5 gene encoding rho guanine nucleotide exchange factor 5 has translation MEAEEAQHGASPPIPAIVELSIIPEASMRSSQVSALGLEAQEDEDPSYKWREEYRLSATQQRELRDVCDYAGEMMPSFPKEGSADVEPNQESLVAETCDTPEHWEAAPQSLAGRQARTVASPELWACPIQSDHLDMASFSSDLGSEEEEVEFWPGLTSLTLGSGQAEEEEETSSDTSGQTRFYSPCEEHPAETNQSEGSESETIRQGEELPSEELQESRGLLHPQEVQVLEEQGQQEAGFAGEGTLGEDVCADGLLGEEQMIQQVNREKGEQKQKQEQVQDDVMLGRQGERARLTGEPEGLNDGEWEQEDMERRAQGQGGPEQGEGRKRELQMPEENRVDSQDEKSQSFVGKSEEVTGKQEDQGLKEKGVPVSGQEEKEPGSWDGGRLGAVGGVRSREEENEHHGPSMPALVAPEDSPHCDVFPGASYLVTQIPRTQTESRAEELSPAALSPSLEPIRCSHQPISLLGSFSTEESPDKEIAQNSQQEGSRLRKGTASSQGTKAVFASASVTPPGTPDSAPPSPAEASPITPASVSARPPGAFPRREISCAAHASETASAPLSMDDPSPRGTSEMCPATLHGFPSAGASPPRPPANSTGTVQYLRSDSFPGSHRTEQTPDLVGMLLFHSHSELPQRPPKPAIYSSVTPRRDRNSGRNCSTVSESPTALSTPKQDSQGSISNLERPSSPPSSQSWGSPHNPAFAAESPAYGSSPSFVSMDVRIHEPLPPPPPERRDAHPSVVERDGHPRVVVPTLKQHSHPPPLALGSGPYTPHKGPLPQASDPAVARQHRPLPSTPDSFHHAQVTPRWRYNKPLPPTPDLPQPHLSSISAPGISRIYRPLPPLPIIDPPTEPPPLPPKSRGRSRSTRGGHMNSGGHAKTRPAGQDWTVPIPTSAGRTSWPPATGRSTESFTSSSRSKSEVSPGMAFSNMTNFLCPSSPTTPWTPELQGSTPKDEAGVSEHPEVPAREPLRRTTPQQGTSGPGRSSVSQARQPEKPSHLHLEKASSWPHRRDSGRPPGDSSGQAVAPSEGASKHKGWSRQGLRRPSILPEGSSDSRGPAMEKHLAPSDTVVFREKKPKEVMGGFSRRCSKLINSSQLLYQEYSDVVLNKEIQSQQRLESLPETPGPSSPRQPRKALVSSESYLKRLSVASSGSLWQEIPMVRNSTVLLSMTHEDQKLQEVKFELIVSEASYLRSLNIAVDHFQLSTSLRATLSNQEHQWLFSRLQDVRDVSATFLSDLEENFENNIFSFQVCDVVLNHAPDFRRVYLPYVTNQTYQERTFQSLMNSNSNFREVLEKLESDPVCQRLSLKSFLILPFQRITRLKLLLQNILKRTQPGSSEEAEATKAHHALEQLIRDCNNNVQSMRQTEELIYLSQKIEFECKIFPLISQSRWLVKSGELTALEFSVSPGLRRKLNTRPVHLHLFNDCLLLSRPREGSRFLVFDHAPFSSIRGEKCEMKLHGPHKNLFRLFLRQSTQGAQAEFLFSTETQSEKLRWISALAMPREELDLLECYDSPQVQCLRAYKPRENDELALEKADVVMVTQQSSDGWLEGVRLSDGERGWFPVQQVEFISNPEVRARNLKEAHRVKTAKLQLVEQQA, from the exons atggaggctgaggaggcccaGCATGGAGCCTCTCCTCCCATCCCTGCCATAGTAGAACTCAGCATTATCCCTGAGGCTTCCATGAGGAGCAGCCAGGTGTCTGCCTTGGGGCTTGAAGCTCAAGAAGATGAGGACCCATCCTATAAATGGAGAGAGGAATACAGACTCTCAGCAACCCAGCAGAGAGAGTTAAGGGATGTGTGTGACTATGCTGGTGAGATGATGCCCTCTTTTCCCAAGGAAGGTTCTGCAGATGTGGAGCCCAATCAGGAAAGCCTTGTGGCTGAGACCTGTGACACTCCGGAACACTGGGAGGCAGCACCCCAGAGCCTGGCAGGCCGACAAGCAAGGACTGTAGCTTCCCCAGAGCTCTGGGCCTGCCCCATTCAGAGTGATCATCTAGACATGGCCTCATTTTCCAGTGACCTGGGAAGCGAAGAAGAGGAGGTAGAATTTTGGCCAGGACTTACTTCTTTGACACTGGGATCTGGACAggcagaagaagaagaggaaaccTCTTCAGATACCTCTGGTCAGACCAGATTTTATTCTCCCTGCGAAGAGCATCCTGCAGAGACCAACCAGAGTGAAGGCTCTGAAAGTGAGACTATCAGGCAGGGGGAAGAGCTGCCATCCGAGGAGCTGCAGGAAAGTCGAGGGCTCTTGCATCCCCAGGAGGTCCAAGTTCTGGAGGAGCAGGGGCAGCAGGAAGCAGGATTTGCAGGGGAAGGAACTCTGGGGGAGGATGTTTGTGCTGATGGGCTGTTGGGGGAGGAACAGATGATACAGCAGGTTAATCGAGAAAAGGGAGAACAGAAGCAAAAACAGGAACAGGTACAAGATGATGTGATGCTTGGGAGACAAGGAGAAAGAGCGAGGCTCACTGGGGAACCAGAGGGTCTGAATGATGGTGAGTGGGAGCAGGAGGATATGGAGAGGAGGGCTCAGGGTCAGGGAGGTCCAGaacagggagaagggagaaagagggagctACAGATGCCAGAAGAGAATAGGGTGGACTCTCAGGATGAGAAGAGTCAAAGCTTTGTGGGAAAGTCAGAGGAAGTAACTGGAAAGCAAGAAGATCAAGGTCTAAAGGAGAAAGGGGTGCCAGTCAGCGGGCAGGAGGAGAAAGAGCCAGGGAGTTGGGATGGGggcaggctgggggcagtgggagGAGTGAGGAGCAGGGAAGAGGAGAATGAGCATCATGGGCCTTCGATGCCCGCTCTGGTAGCCCCGGAGGACTCTCCTCACTGTGACGTGTTTCCAGGTGCCTCATATCTCGTGACTCAGATTCCCAGGACTCAGACAGAGTCCAGGGCTGAGGAACTGTCCCCTGCAGCTCTGTCTCCCTCACTAGAGCCCATCAGATGCTCTCACCAGCCCATTTCTCTATTGGGCTCCTTTTCGACTGAGGAGTCACCTGACAAGGAAATAGCTCAAAACAGCCAGCAAGAGGGATCCAGGCTGAGGAAGGGAACAGCGTCCAGCCAAGGGACTAAGGCAGTCTTTGCCAGTGCATCTGTGACTCCTCCAGGGACACCAGATTCAGCTCCTCCCAGTCCTGCTGAAGCCTCCCCCATCACACCTGCCTCGGTATCTGCCAGGCCCCCAGGTGCCTTTCCCAGGAGGGAAATCTCTTGTGCTGCACATGCTTCAGAAACTGCCAGTGCCCCTCTCTCAATGGATGACCCATCTCCCCGGGGGACTTCGGAGATGTGCCCGGCTACCCTCCATGGCTTCCCCTCTGCCGGGGCCAGCCCTCCCAGGCCCCCAGCCAACTCCACAGGCACCGTCCAGTACTTACGGAGTGACTCCTTCCCCGGTTCTCACAGGACAGAGCAGACTCCAGACCTGGTGGGAATGTTGCTTTTCCACTCCCACTCAGAGCTGCCCCAGAGGCCCCCCAAACCTGCCATCTACAGTTCTGTGACCCCAAGAAGGGACAGAAATAGTGGTAGGAACTGCAGCACCGTTTCAGAATCCCCTACTGCCTTATCCACTCCGAAGCAGGACTCTCAAGGATCCATCTCCAATCTAGAGAGGCCCAGCAGTCCTCCCAGCAGCCAGTCCTGGGGCTCCCCACATAATCCAGCCTTTGCCGCAGAGTCTCCCGCCTATGGTTCTTCCCCATCCTTTGTCTCCATGGATGTGAGGATCCATGAACCTctgccccctcctcccccagAGAGGAGGGACGCCCATCCCTCCGTGGTGGAGAGAGATGGCCATCCTCGTGTGGTGGTTCCCACACTGAAGCAGCATAGCCACCCTCCTCCATTGGCCCTAGGTTCAGGGCCATATACCCCCCATAAAGGCCCACTTCCCCAAGCCTCTGACCCCGCTGTGGCCAGGCAGCACCGGCCTCTGCCATCTACCCCAGACAGCTTCCACCATGCTCAGGTCACCCCCAGGTGGAGATACAACAAGCCACTACCCCCTACCCCTGATTTGCCGCAGCCCCACCTTTCTTCCATTTCTGCTCCTGGTATCTCAAGGATCTACAGGCCTCTACCCCCGCTACCCATCATAGACCCTCCCACCGAACCACCTCCATTACCCCCAAAGTCCAGGGGGAGGAGCAGGAGCACTCGGGGAGGACATATGAACTCAGGGGGTCATGCTAAAACAAGACCTGCTGGTCAAGACTGGACAGTCCCCATCCCCACCTCTGCTGGACGCACCTCCTGGCCCCCGGCCACAGGTAGATCAACAGAGTCTTTCACTTCCAGCAGCAGGAGTAAGAGCGAAGTGTCCCCTGGCATGGCTTTCAGCAACATGACAAACTTCCTATGCCCCTCTTCCCCTACCACTCCCTGGACTCCGGAGCTCCAGGGATCCACCCCTAAGGATGAAGCAGGAGTCTCAGAACATCCTGAGGTCCCTGCAAGAGAACCTTTGAGAAGGACAACCCCTCAGCAAGGAACCAGTGGTCCAGGGAGGTCATCTGTGAGCCAAGCAAGGCAGCCAGAAAAACCCAGCCATCTGCACCTGGAGAAGGCGTCCAGCTGGCCCCACAGGCGGGACTCAGGGAGGCCACCAGGGGACAGCAGTGGACAGGCTGTGGCTCCTAGTGAGGGGGCCAGCAAGCACAAGGGCTGGAGCCGGCAGGGCCTGCGCAGACCTTCCATCTTGCCTGAGGGCTCTTCAG ATTCAAGAGGTCCAGCCATGGAGAAACATCTGGCACCCTCAGACACTGTTGTTTTTCG GGAGAAAAAACCAAAGGAGGTCATGGGAGGCTTTTCAAGACGCTGCTCCAAGCTCATCAACTCCT CCCAGCTGCTTTACCAGGAGTATAGTGATGTTGTCCTGAATAAGGAGATCCAGAGCCAGCAGAGGCTGGAGAGCCTACCTGAGACACCTGGGCCTAGCTCTCCACGGCAGCCTCGGAAGGCCCTGGTCTCGTCCGAGTCGTACCTGAAGCGGCTCTCCGTGGCCTCCAGCGGCTCCCTCTGGCAGGAAATCCCCATGGTGCGCAACAGCACCGTGCTGCTCTCCATGACTCACGAAGACCAAAAGCTGCAAGAG GTCAAATTTGAGCTGATTGTGTCAGAGGCCTCCTATCTGCGCAGTCTAAACATAGCTGTGGATCATTTCCAACTTTCAACCTCACTCCGGGCCACACTTTCCAACCAGGAGCACCAATGGCTCTTCTCTCGTTTACAGGATGTGCGAGACGTCAGCGCCAC GTTCCTTTCAGACCTGGAAGAGAATTTTGAGAACAATATCTTCTCCTTCCAAGTATGTGATGTAGTCCTGAACCATGCCCCAGACTTCCGCCGGGTCTACCTGCCTTATGTCACCAACCAGACCTATCAGGAACGCACCTTCCAGAGCCTGAT GAATAGCAACAGCAATTTCCGAGAGGTCTTGGAGAAGCTGGAGAGCGACCCCGTCTGCCAGCGCCTTTCCCTCAAGTCCTTTCTGATTCTGCCCTTCCAACGCATCACCCGCCTCAAACTGCTGCTCCAG AACATTCTGAAGAGAACACAGCCTGGCTCCTcggaggaggcagaggccacGAAGGCGCACCATGCCCTGGAGCAG CTGATCCGGGACTGCAATAACAATGTCCAGAGTATGCGACAGACAGAGGAGCTAATCTACCTGAGCCAGAAGATTGAGTTTGAGTGCAAA ATATTCCCACTCATTTCTCAGTCACGCTGGCTGGTGAAGAGTGGGGAGCTGACAGCCTTGGAGTTCAGTGTTTCCCCAGGGCTGCGAAGGAAGCTGAACACACGTCCAGTCCACCTTCACCTCTTCAATGACTGTCTGCTGCTGTCTCGGCCCCGAGA GGGTAGCCGGTTCCTGGTATTTGACCACGCTCCCTTCTCCTCCATTCGGGGAGAGAAGTGTGAAATGAAGCTACATGGACCTCACAAAAACCTGTTCCGACTCTTTCTGCGGCAGAGCACTCAGGGCGCCCAGGCCGAGTTCCTCTTCAGCACGGAGACTCA AAGTGAAAAGCTTCGGTGGATCTCAGCCTTGGCCATGCCAAGAGAAGAGTTGGACCTCCTGGAGTGTTACG ACTCCCCCCAGGTACAGTGCCTTCGAGCCTACAAGCCCCGAGAGAACGACGAGTTGGCACTGGAGAAAGCCGACGTGGTGATGGTGACTCAGCAGAGCAGTGATG GCTGGCTGGAGGGCGTGAGGCTCTCAGACGGGGAGCGAGGCTGGTTTCCTGTGCAACAGGTGGAGTTCATTTCCAACCCAGAGGTCCGTGCGCGGAACCTGAAGGAAGCTCATCGAGTCAAGACTGCCAAGCTACAGCTGGTAGAACAGCAAGCCTAA